One stretch of Nitratiruptor tergarcus DSM 16512 DNA includes these proteins:
- the cas6 gene encoding CRISPR system precrRNA processing endoribonuclease RAMP protein Cas6, whose amino-acid sequence MNYFKIDVVSKDFAQLPPFIGSMLRGAFGVNLKDVVCINPSFECSTCFAKENCLYYEFYEEKNRFHKFRFDFTLKPKKLDFSLYLFNEACQKYPYVLSALYRMLTQKGLGANRKKYEIEKIYLGSEVVFENEFKSIKTEPKNFKCDEFCPKVKIRFVTPLRLKREGKFLRLSELDIKDILVSIYKKRLFFDGIDEKIENFPEVIKKDLRFVDFARYSNRQKTKMKIGGIVGEMVVDGLDRQTYEFLKYGEIVGVGKLGTFGLGKIEVEDVR is encoded by the coding sequence TTGAACTATTTTAAAATAGATGTAGTATCAAAAGATTTTGCACAATTACCTCCCTTTATAGGCTCCATGCTACGTGGTGCTTTTGGAGTGAATCTCAAAGATGTAGTCTGCATAAATCCCTCTTTTGAATGTTCAACCTGCTTTGCAAAAGAGAATTGTCTTTATTATGAGTTTTATGAAGAGAAAAATAGATTTCACAAGTTTAGATTCGATTTTACACTAAAGCCAAAAAAACTTGATTTTTCCTTGTATCTTTTTAATGAAGCGTGTCAAAAGTATCCGTATGTATTAAGTGCTCTTTATAGGATGCTAACGCAAAAAGGACTTGGGGCAAATAGAAAAAAATATGAGATAGAAAAGATTTATCTAGGTAGTGAGGTTGTGTTTGAAAATGAGTTTAAGAGTATAAAAACAGAGCCAAAAAATTTTAAATGCGACGAATTTTGTCCAAAAGTAAAGATAAGATTTGTAACGCCTCTTAGATTAAAGAGGGAGGGAAAATTTTTGCGACTTAGTGAGCTTGATATAAAGGATATTTTAGTTTCAATTTATAAAAAGAGGCTCTTTTTTGATGGAATTGATGAAAAGATAGAAAATTTTCCAGAAGTAATAAAAAAAGATTTGAGATTTGTTGATTTTGCAAGATATTCCAATAGACAAAAAACAAAAATGAAAATTGGAGGCATAGTAGGAGAAATGGTTGTTGATGGACTTGATAGACAAACGTATGAATTTTTAAAATATGGTGAGATTGTAGGAGTGGGGAAGCTTGGGACATTTGGACTAGGGAAAATTGAAGTAGAGGATGTGAGATGA
- the cas2 gene encoding CRISPR-associated endonuclease Cas2 — MNTLIMYDISCDKKRNKVEKLLSSYGYRVNYSVFEISVPKHQFKKLLQNLIKLTSKEDNVRVYILTKEVLKKSFKLHSNEGIFTDEELYF, encoded by the coding sequence ATGAATACCCTTATAATGTATGATATAAGCTGTGACAAAAAAAGAAACAAAGTTGAAAAGCTCCTCTCTTCATATGGTTATAGGGTCAACTATTCTGTCTTTGAAATTTCAGTGCCAAAGCATCAATTCAAAAAACTTCTTCAAAACCTAATAAAACTAACTTCCAAAGAGGATAATGTAAGAGTCTATATCCTCACAAAAGAGGTATTAAAAAAATCTTTCAAACTCCACTCAAATGAAGGGATCTTTACAGATGAAGAGCTATATTTTTAA